The Cryptomeria japonica chromosome 9, Sugi_1.0, whole genome shotgun sequence DNA segment ATTGGATTGGCAGTAGCCCTGCCATTTGTTGTAGTCATAGCTTGCATTCTTTATATAAAATGTTCTAAGCTCTCCCACAAGAAATCTAATCGACAAGATGAAGCCACAAGTATTCCCTCTCTGAATCCTAATGTGAGACACAGCAACCGAGTTGCAAATGTTTGGAGGCAGAGTTATAATTACAGTCAGCAATATCCTCTCAAGCCCTTCAGTTGGAGAGACCACCCATCCTTAATTACAGAGATAATTGAGCATGGGTGGATCACTTTTGGGTTTACAAAAACACATACTCCTTCTTCTCCCAGTAATTTTTGGGGCCGGTATAATCGTTTTTCTAATGGAGGAGGAGTTGAAGCTGAGATCAGCTGGGAAATGGAGTCAGGGACTGATTACATGCAGAAAGTTAGGTTGAATCCAGGACTACCCACTAAGAAAAATATGAATTTATTGCTACCCATTCAATCTGTGCAGGCTGCCTTGCCTCTCCCAGGTCCCGCAATGGGGGATCTTCTGTTTCCCGAAGAAGCTTATTTTGAGATTACAATATTGGCAGATATTGGAGTACAGATTAAAAATTTATGTTCCTTCAAGAGTTTTGGAGACGATGACAATGCTAAACTTATATCGCAGCCATCCAATTCAGAGGACTGTTCGCAGCATATGAACTCTGAGGTAATGCCCTCAAATGTCAATATTGATTTAGAGGCCAACTATAAGGGAGTTGTTCTGGCCAGAAAGAGATCCAAAAGCTGTTTCAAGGATTCTCATTTTGAAAACAGTTGTCTCGACCCTTCAGGCAGTCCTAAGGTTATATCTCTGGGGCTTGCAGTTGGCGGGACTGCTGTTTATCGGCTACCAGGTTGTGAACCAGGGTCTGTTGGATTTCATTCAACTGGACTAGTCTTTCTCAATGGTATGTAGTCATGTCTTACGTTCCTGTTTTGTATTAAGATtggtttttaaaatagttttgttcatTTCTCATTTGTATCTTAATTTAATTGAAGCTATCTGAGCTTCTGGTTCATAGGAATTGATTATTAGATGGTGAGGTTAAGGGATTAAACCCGATGCCACATGCATTGGTGCCTGTGTCTGAATACTGGCTTGGGGAATGTGTGGTCATTAGGAGGATTACAATGTAATTTCCTTTCCTGTTTCAAATAAGTCACCCAATGTATAGAAATACAAAATGGATGCATAAATAAGTTGAAGTTATTTGAACTTTTGGTTGATAGGGTATGACTGTCTGATGGAGAGACTCGGAGTTCAAACCCTacaccatttgaatttgatgcctATCTGTAAATCCTGGCTTGAGGGAATGTGCGGCCATTAGGAATCTTAAAACTGTAATTTATTTTTCTGCTTCAACAAAGTATCCCAATGTATGGGCTTAGAAAGTGGATGCATAAATAACTCAACAATTCTGCCTGATTTCATTTGGAAGGATTGCAAAAATGTATTTTGGGAGGTAAAGAAGAGTTTTGAGATTGAAATTACAAGCTAAGAGAAATAAAAATTATCGGGGGCGTATGAATAGTAAGGGTTTGGTCCAAAATATACTGAAATTTGAATACACCGCCGCCCATGACTGAAAGAATTAGGAGTGTTGTTTCAGCCCATATGACTTTCTTATTTGAATTTTGTCACTCTTAGGCCTCAACTTCCCGTATCACAGAATATATTGGGTATTTTCCTGCCACACGATCTTGTGGTTTGGGTGTTGCACAGAGAAAACCTTACACGTTTACTCCTTGAGGGCATCAGAATTTAACCGTGTAGGTATTTTATGGCGTTTTGTTGAAGACATGGTTATGTTTGGAAATGCATACTGCTTGAGGTATTATCAGTCTCCCGGGATAGAAAAAGGATGAAATAATTATTTGGTTTGAAACCAAATTAAATCAACTAGATTAGCCATATCCACAACTCTAAAGTATCTTTGGGTGTGAAATTTCATTAGTTAAATTACAGGATCACAAGCCTATGTGTCCAACTTAATTATATCAAACATTTTTTCACAATTGCAAGCTGTTCTGGTAAACTTTCATTTGCCAGAGATGACAGTCTTGAAAAAGTGAGAGATGTTCCTTATCTAAATGCCATTGTCGGATAAAATGAGAGATCAAAAGTTAAAAAGGATGCATAAATAGTCTCTCTCATTGCTCCATTTTGTTTTGAATGCTTATGTTAATCACAAAATTATGGAAAAATTTATGATGCAACACAACAGCATACCCTGCAGTTCAACACACAAGTCCATTTTCAATCTCTTCATTGAATAGTGTTATATTTTGAAGTGACAGAAGCATACACGTAACAGAATATGGGCAATTTAAGATTTATCTCATAGTATAAAGGGGCATTTCAAATCTGATAAGGATACAACATGTCATTTCCAAGACATATACATGTAAAATTAGCTTATGTAAAAGTAGTACTGTAGATTTTGCTTGTATGAGTTGGTTGCAATATCCTTGCTACTATAGTGATGACATTAGTGGGCACCTTTACACCCTTCCCTTTGGTGATGTTCATCGAGAATTTATTGCTTCGTTTCACTTTAAATACTGTTGTACTTCCTGTTTATTAGATTGGGCTATCAGTTATGTTAATGGAATGAATTTAAATTGCAACTtccaaaaagttgcattttgaattGATATCATGTGTGGGTGTTGATTCAGGGATGGCACATTTGGATGATCACCAAGAACAATATAAACCAATTTCTGCAAAGCAAGCTTGGGGTGTAAAAAGTGTAATTGGATGTGGTTTCAACCCTGCCAATAGGAGAGTTTTCTATACAATGAATGGTGAGCAGGTTTACTCTCTAACTTGCAATTCAGATGAGTTCAGTCATCCTCTGTATCCAACAATTGCAGCCAACTATGATGTGACAGTGTTGGTAAATTTTGGGCAGAGTCAGTTCAACTATTTGCCTGCCAATGACCATAGGGTGGCGAATCCATGTGTTAAAATGTTACTCAAAAATAGTTCTGTTAAATTTCTCTCAAGATATGTTTATGACAGTGATGAACTTTTC contains these protein-coding regions:
- the LOC131062790 gene encoding uncharacterized protein LOC131062790, which gives rise to MQAWKIGLAVALPFVVVIACILYIKCSKLSHKKSNRQDEATSIPSLNPNVRHSNRVANVWRQSYNYSQQYPLKPFSWRDHPSLITEIIEHGWITFGFTKTHTPSSPSNFWGRYNRFSNGGGVEAEISWEMESGTDYMQKVRLNPGLPTKKNMNLLLPIQSVQAALPLPGPAMGDLLFPEEAYFEITILADIGVQIKNLCSFKSFGDDDNAKLISQPSNSEDCSQHMNSEVMPSNVNIDLEANYKGVVLARKRSKSCFKDSHFENSCLDPSGSPKVISLGLAVGGTAVYRLPGCEPGSVGFHSTGLVFLNGMAHLDDHQEQYKPISAKQAWGVKSVIGCGFNPANRRVFYTMNGEQVYSLTCNSDEFSHPLYPTIAANYDVTVLVNFGQSQFNYLPANDHRVANPCVKMLLKNSSVKFLSRYVYDSDELFSMGRIDAQWLGNFESSNSELQHKHVYSETESEFFEIPLDESIK